A genome region from Manihot esculenta cultivar AM560-2 chromosome 5, M.esculenta_v8, whole genome shotgun sequence includes the following:
- the LOC110615456 gene encoding cysteine proteinase inhibitor B translates to MAKVMLPVLLLLSAFLLVSTIPGGISPVQDVKNNKEVQDLGRFCVEEFNRQLLQHSNGGGERLVFSEVVDALEQVVAGVKYYLKIAAWSMENREMAIYDAQVNERRNLLETPKTLKEVLHTQSNENAKIENGESSDEVSKDVDWKLIRAV, encoded by the exons ATGGCCAAAGTTATGCTTcctgttcttcttcttctctccgcATTTCTTCTAGTGTCCACAATACCTGGGGGTATAAGTCCAGTGCAAGATGTGAAGAACAATAAGGAGGTGCAGGATCTTGGAAGGTTCTGTGTGGAGGAGTTCAATAGGCAACTCCTGCAGCACAGCAACGGCGGGGGAGAAAGATTGGTATTCTCGGAGGTAGTGGATGCATTGGAGCAGGTGGTTGCGGGAGTGAAGTATTATCTGAAAATTGCCGCGTGGTCAATGGAGAATCGGGAAATGGCCATTTATGATGCACAGGTG AatgagagaagaaacctccttgagacaccAAAAACTCTTAAAGAAGTGTTGCACACACAATCTAATGAGAATGCCAAGATTGAGAATGGAGAATCGTCGGATGAAGTTTCAAAGGATGTTGACTGGAAGTTAATACGTGCTGTTTAA